A genomic stretch from Juglans microcarpa x Juglans regia isolate MS1-56 chromosome 3S, Jm3101_v1.0, whole genome shotgun sequence includes:
- the LOC121257642 gene encoding zinc-finger homeodomain protein 11-like: protein MDSNPTTTTNSNTFPTQTPATDTETPPQTQPFKSLSFSNGSGLKPHNHQSTVRPPASAPLPIMVVCSYKECLKNHAASMGGLALDGCGEFLPSPSATHSDPTSLKCGACGCHRNFHRRGTEDTAPKVLSIHRVSSPSPSPSPNTVCSPPPLSHLPPSQYYYSSVPQMLMSLSTASPQPSNEHRQDSNPPVTRAENPLGRKRFRTKFTQEQKQKMFLFCERLGWKMPKSNEMLVEFCNEVGVNRRVLKVWMHNNKNPLRKKEMGFGHNSGVNDDNGNGGRVSFETNAYSCKKEIDNNEDASPNLHVSANGSPS from the coding sequence ATGGACTCGaaccccaccaccaccaccaactcCAACACGTTCCCCACCCAAACCCCAGCTACAGATACCGAAACCCCACCACAAACTCAACCCTTCAAGTCCTTATCCTTCTCCAACGGTTCCGGCCTCAAGCCCCACAATCACCAATCCACAGTCCGACCTCCAGCATCAGCTCCACTACCAATAATGGTGGTGTGCTCCTACAAGGAATGCCTCAAGAACCACGCGGCCAGCATGGGTGGCCTCGCCCTCGACGGCTGTGGCGAGTTCTTGCCCTCCCCCTCCGCCACCCACTCCGACCCTACCTCTCTCAAATGCGGCGCTTGTGGCTGTCACCGCAACTTCCACCGCCGCGGCACTGAAGATACCGCTCCCAAAGTCCTCAGCATCCACCGCGTCTCTTCCCccagcccaagcccaagcccaaacaCAGTATGCTCACCACCGCCGCTCTCACACTTACCACCATCCCAGTACTACTACTCGTCCGTCCCGCAAATGCTGATGTCTCTTAGCACAGCCTCTCCCCAGCCGTCCAATGAGCACCGGCAAGACTCCAACCCACCGGTGACAAGGGCGGAGAACCCACTTGGGAGAAAGAGATTCAGAACAAAATTTACACAGGAACAGAAGCAGAAGATGTTTCTGTTTTGTGAGAGACTGGGTTGGAAGATGCCGAAGAGCAATGAGATGTTGGTGGAGTTCTGCAATGAGGTCGGGGTTAATAGAAGGGTCCTTAAGGTTTGGATGCATAACAACAAGAACCCTTTGAGGAAGAAAGAGATGGGTTTCGGTCATAATAGTGGTGTCAATGATGATAACGGGAATGGTGGTAGAGTCAGCTTCGAGACCAATGCTTATAGCTGCAAGAAAGAGATTGATAACAATGAGGATGCTAGTCCTAATCTTCATGTTTCTGCCAATGGGTCTCCTTCTTAA